CTCCGTGCTCCGCTGCTCCAGGGCCTCCTGCCTGTTCCGCAGCTCGTCCTCCTTGTGGGAGACCCTGTCCAGCTTTCGGTCCAGGTTCTCCTCCTTCTGCTCGATCTTGCGCTCGGCCCGCTGGAGCTCGTTGCGCCGATCCTTGATGTCGCGCTCGGCATCCTGGCGCAGCCGGAGGATTTCCTCCCTGGCCTCGGTCATGCGCTCCTTCTTGGTCCTCTCGGCCGCCTCGTGCGCCTCCTCAAGCATGGCTATCGTCCGGTTCTTATATCCTGTGAGGCGCGTGTTGTCCCAGGCCCTCAGCACCAGGTAGCCGATCCCGGCCCCGGCTGTTACGGCCATTATTACAATAAGATACTGCATGGCACTGTCTCTCCTTCTCCCCATTCCCCAATGGCGGAGAACGGGCGGTGTTTGTGTCCCGCTCACTCGATTTTTTGCAAAAAGCCGGAAAGATAAAATGAAAACCCTGAAAGCGCAAAGTTTCGGAGGGCTTTTCGTTTTTCCGCGGCCCGCTAAAATTCAAGTCGATCCTACAGAGGGAGAGGGACCTCTCCCGACACATTCATTAGATTGTACATTTCGACGGGACGATTAACAAGCTCCGAGCGTCGTTTTTTGAAAAACGCGGCTGCGGTCTCCGACAAAAAGCCTTTCTTTAAGTCTTTCTTTCCCGCCGCATTGACAACCCCTCTACGCTGTGATTGAATGATGTCCGTAACGTGCTAAAAACAATCAGGTCCCTGCGGACGCGGGAAGCGGGTGCGACGCCCGCACGGCCCCGCCACTGTGACCCGGACGAATCCGCGCGCATCACCCACTGGAGGGTCCGTTGAAAAACGTCCTCCGGGAAGGGACGGACAAGGACAAGGGGAAGTCAGGATATCGCGCCCGCAGGGGGGAGGGAAGTGACGTTTGCGTGGGCGAACTCCTTTGCAGATAAACGGCGCTGTAAAAGGGCGAGACACGACGACGAGAGCGTGTCTTTTTTTATGTCCGGCGTCCTGCGGCACGGAGCTGGACGCGATTGTGGGAGAGGAGAATGAATGATGATGAAATCCCTGTTTGCCTTTATGGCGTTCACGGTTCTTTTTACTGCCTCCGCGGCGTTCGCCGGCCCTCATGGCCAGGAGAACCCCGACCGGACGGGTATCCTGATCGCCTCGTTCGGGACCTCCATGCCCGAGGCGCGGAAGGCCATCGACAACCTCGTCGACAGCGCCAAAAAGTCCTTCCCCGACGCGGAGGTGCGCCTGGCCTTCACGTCCAACATCATCCGCAGGAAGATCGCCCGCGAGCAGAACATCGAGGTCCCGACGCCGGTCGAGGCTTTGGCGAGAATGAACGACGAGGGCTTCACCCACGTCTACGTCATGCCCACCCACATCATCCCGGGCGAGGAGTACGACGAGATGCGGAACGTCGTCGATGCCTTCGCCTCGCTCAAGGGCAAGTACGGGTTCAAGAGGATCGAGCTGGGGACCCCCTACCTCCACAGCGTGCCTGACTGCGACCTCATGGCCAGGATCCTCATGGACCGCTTCGCGCCCTACCTGAAGCAGAAGGGAACGGCGATCGTCCTGATGGGCCACGGCACGCCGCACCACATCGCCAATGCCATGTACAGCCAGCTCCAGCTCTCCCTGGACCGCGCCGCCCACGGAAAATTCTTCCTGGGGACGGTCGAGGCGGCCCCGACGATCGAGGACGTCATCCGGGAGCTCAAGCGGAACCCCTCGATCAAGAAACTCGTGATTTCCCCGCTCATGATCGTCGCGGGCGACCACGCCAATAACGACCTTGCCGGGGAGGACGACGACGAGTCGTGGCTGAACCTGCTCAAGAAGGCGGGCTACAAGAATATCGAGCCCTACCTGGTGGGGCTGGGCGAGGACCCGCAGATGGCGAAGGTGTTCGTGGACCGCATCCGCGAGATGATGCGGTAGGGCTTTTCTTCAACGTTCCCGATTTCCTTCTCCACCCGGCATCGGGCAGGCGATGGATATCTCCGCACACCGGTCGGAACGGGGACGTCGGCGATGGGTCCTCGGGGCGGTGCTGCTGGGGCTTCTGGCGTCCACGGCAGTCTGGCGGCTCGCGCTGGGGGAGTGGGACATCCCGCTCTCCCGCGTGGCCGCCCTGCTGCTGCCCGGACTGCCCGAGGCGGAGCGCACCCTGCCCGAGGCGCTGATCGTCCGGACGGTCCGGCTGCCCCGCCTCCTCGCCGCCGTCGGGACGGGCGGCCTGCTGGCGGTCTCCGGGGCGGTGCTCCAGGGGCTTCTCTCGAACCCGCTGGCCGAGCCCTACACCCTGGGCATCGCCGCGGGGGCGGCCTTCGGCGGAGCCTGCGGCCTCATCTTCAACTCCACCCTGGTGACGCCCATGGCCTTCGCGGGCGCCGTCGCCGCGCTCTGGCTCGTCGGGCTCATCGCCTGGCGGAGCGGAGGGGGCGGGGCTCATCTGGTCCTGGCGGGGGTGATCGCCAACGCGGTCCTCTCCGCCGGGGTGACGTTCCTCAAGGCCGTCGCGGACGACCGGCTGGGGGCCATCGTCCTGTGGCTGATGGGCAGCTTCTCCGGTGCCGGGCCCGAGGGGGCCGCCGCCGTGTGGGCGGCCGCGGCCCTCGTTCTGCTCCCCGCCTGGGCCTGCGGCCCCATGCTCGACGCGGTGTCGCTGGGCGAGGGGCGGGGCGCGATGCTGGGCGTCGACGAGGCGAAGCTGCGACGCCTCCTGCTCTGCGCCGCGTCCCTGGGGACCGCCGCGGCGGTGAGCCGGTTCGGCATCGTGGGGTTCGTGGGGCTCGTCGTCCCGCACCTCGTCCGCCTGACGGTCGGCCCCGCCCATCGGCCTCTGTCGCTGCTCTGCTTCCTGGCGGGGGGGACCCTGCTGGCCGCTGCGGACGGGTTCGCCCAGCGGATGGGCGAGCTGCCGGTCGGCGTGCTCACCGCGCTGATCGGAGGGCCCTTCTTCTGCTGGCTCCTGATGCGGCGCGGGGCACGGTGACCCGATGGCGTGGCCGTCCTTCCGGTTCGGGGCCCTGACGTCCCGCTACGGCGAGCGTTTTGTCCTGGATGGGCTCGATGGGGAGATAGCCTCAGGCTGCCTGACGGCCCTGATCGGCCCCAACGGCAGCGGCAAGAGCACCCTGCTTCGGGTCCTGGCGGGCCTGCAGCCCTACGGGGGGACCCTGACCCTGGACGGGCGCGAGGCCCGGTCCCTCTCCCGGCGGGAGTTCGGACGCCGGGTGGGCGTGGTCCCGCAGCAGTTCCGAACGGCCTACCCCTTCTC
This sequence is a window from uncultured Fretibacterium sp.. Protein-coding genes within it:
- a CDS encoding sirohydrochlorin cobaltochelatase; translation: MMMKSLFAFMAFTVLFTASAAFAGPHGQENPDRTGILIASFGTSMPEARKAIDNLVDSAKKSFPDAEVRLAFTSNIIRRKIAREQNIEVPTPVEALARMNDEGFTHVYVMPTHIIPGEEYDEMRNVVDAFASLKGKYGFKRIELGTPYLHSVPDCDLMARILMDRFAPYLKQKGTAIVLMGHGTPHHIANAMYSQLQLSLDRAAHGKFFLGTVEAAPTIEDVIRELKRNPSIKKLVISPLMIVAGDHANNDLAGEDDDESWLNLLKKAGYKNIEPYLVGLGEDPQMAKVFVDRIREMMR
- a CDS encoding iron ABC transporter permease, which codes for MDISAHRSERGRRRWVLGAVLLGLLASTAVWRLALGEWDIPLSRVAALLLPGLPEAERTLPEALIVRTVRLPRLLAAVGTGGLLAVSGAVLQGLLSNPLAEPYTLGIAAGAAFGGACGLIFNSTLVTPMAFAGAVAALWLVGLIAWRSGGGGAHLVLAGVIANAVLSAGVTFLKAVADDRLGAIVLWLMGSFSGAGPEGAAAVWAAAALVLLPAWACGPMLDAVSLGEGRGAMLGVDEAKLRRLLLCAASLGTAAAVSRFGIVGFVGLVVPHLVRLTVGPAHRPLSLLCFLAGGTLLAAADGFAQRMGELPVGVLTALIGGPFFCWLLMRRGAR